From the genome of Phycodurus eques isolate BA_2022a chromosome 22, UOR_Pequ_1.1, whole genome shotgun sequence, one region includes:
- the LOC133396968 gene encoding tetraspanin-7-like, with protein MMSSPLRRESLSALPSPSRHAVDRNHEQLAVRRLSSPRSLNLLTPPPYPRRASAIPGYLLPPYQDQEDHRLLHQQRRRLSLPPEASRVPPAPPPVAAPAAPCHRPVGVMHLIRLGLLAFSCLFWAAGLALFTLGVWAQLSLADFMLLSANRYPNVPVILLTTGAAVTVWGFLGCLGVAANLPYVLRAYGFFQLTALVAGLAGGLCGLFYREDIAGGFRSGLQRAVAAYGEDEGRADALDSLQRALRCCGGEGWRDWLTSDWALQHTTFLPAENGTLRSLPDSCCMRRKGCRNRPLPSEDYDGVVAAGIHPSGCFRKVFSLVNDNVFHIAVTVLGLAFTQIGGITLACLLANRLAPRQRPRVVAN; from the coding sequence ATGATGAGCTCTCCACTGCGTCGCGAGTCCCTCTCCGCCCTGCCGAGCCCCAGCAGGCATGCTGTGGACAGGAACCACGAGCAGCTAGCCGTCCGGAGACTGTCCTCCCCACGCAGCCTCAACCTCCTTACGCCGCCCCCGTACCCTCGACGCGCCTCCGCCATCCCCGGCTACCTGCTGCCCCCCTACCAAGACCAGGAGGACCACCGCCTCCTCCACCAGCAGCGTCGGCGTCTCTCCTTGCCCCCTGAGGCATCCCGGGTGCCCCCTGCACCTCCGCCTGTGGCCGCCCCCGCCGCTCCTTGCCACCGCCCAGTGGGAGTCATGCACCTCATCCGCCTGGGTCTTCTCGCCTTCAGCTGCCTCTTTTGGGCGGCCGGCTTGGCGCTCTTCACCCTGGGCGTGTGGGCGCAGCTTTCCCTGGCCGACTTCATGCTGCTGTCAGCCAACCGCTACCCCAACGTGCCCGTCATCCTGCTGACCACGGGGGCCGCCGTCACCGTCTGGGGCTTCCTGGGTTGTCTCGGGGTGGCGGCCAACCTCCCGTACGTGCTGAGGGCGTACGGCTTCTTTCAGCTGACCGCGCTCGTGGCGGGCTTGGCCGGTGGACTCTGCGGTCTATTTTACCGGGAGGACATCGCCGGCGGGTTTCGTAGCGGCCTACAGCGAGCGGTGGCTGCCTACGGCGAGGACGAAGGCCGTGCCGACGCGCTAGATAGCCTACAGAGGGCGCTGCGGTGCTGCGGTGGTGAAGGATGGCGCGACTGGCTCACTTCGGACTGGGCCCTCCAGCACACGACCTTCCTGCCAGCCGAGAACGGCACCTTGAGGTCCTTGCCGGATAGCTGCTGCATGCGGCGCAAAGGCTGCAGGAACAGGCCGCTGCCCTCGGAGGACTACGACGGAGTGGTCGCCGCGGGCATCCACCCCAGCGGATGCTTCCGGAAAGTCTTCAGCTTGGTCAACGACAACGTGTTCCACATTGCCGTCACTGTGCTGGGATTGGCCTTCACGCAAATCGGCGGCATCACTTTGGCGTGTCTGTTGGCTAACAGGCTAGCGCCGCGGCAACGGCCACGAGTTGTggcaaattaa
- the si:zfos-932h1.3 gene encoding zinc finger protein 813, whose translation MNQVGPPLSTLRLLVPPLQLYSAAMWQLAKQKDVMNYHKLQQFVYAVTEAMPGLMNRKQRAQLILGLRARLILELCKGSVRGTVDSQMIQGHLERLPVTPDSDGEVKTAESTFIALVQSLLKDPAERAYFFQEVFPVEYGQKYDAALHVLLWELLSKLEKLLPVPDLKQTAAWLGSASAVLDECVQSTPEELALIFKHCKAAGLLKMQHGPSSTIGSCIMSALSIPPSQKANVTPGPESVHNYANVIHPVALSGAEQYSVVTVFTEMEVQDTAAEVQTEFYDVEVAPAEDPASEALDVAKALELLTKTFASRKDGLENDSATNRQFAAPQAFEGAKDDGQPGTEAKWSSAEEDVAPRTTEVPVCETQHSSIPLKDASASCCDLKSLRADQPVASSVIAVKGSDKDDSDEMTSIIFTCSRCPFHHSDDNSPPHFHMQSVRAEDYRKLSGSNSAPTPADTDEIFTSIKLFPKGDAEQSDGATVNDGSGSSCQAASRQKALTCETCGRTFTRTSDVRRHQLTHTGERPFRCSQCDCTFQHSWDLGKHQSKWHAAAVSFACSQCRASFANLRALTAHHKRCHSDGSRLPRICSICSRGFASAAELLEHRKSHVAKRYVCLQCGDGFDSLLARSLHRQAHRVKRQFKCTHCEKTYTRRSDVKRHMSTHTGERPHKCGQCGKHFSLRFMLVKHLRVHTGERPFQCSHCAKRFTLASVLARHERMHTGEKPFLCSQCGKAFLSQGELSKHHRSHVDERPFACSQCDKRFKSKKTQQEHMVSHTGARPYPCTYCGKGFAKPYALTRHHLIHTGERPFPCGYCDKSFLTLNEAQLHRRVHTGERPYACDACELKFKSSSELAWHKRGHSGAKPAKPNCGRCRKTFSSKAKLKKHMETHMEETQPVQPNH comes from the exons atgaacc agGTTGGCCCTCCCTTGTCGACCCTCCGTCTCCTGGTGCCCCCTTTGCAGCTGTACTCTGCCGCCATGTGgcagctggccaagcagaaaGATGTGATGAACTACCACAAACTCCAGCAGTTTGTGTACGCCGTGACCGAGGCGATGCCCGGACTGATGAACCGCAAGCAGAGAGCCCAGCTCATCCTGGGCCTCAGAGCGAGG TTGATCCTGGAGCTGTGCAAAGGCTCTGTCCGAGGTACTGTGGACTCTCAGATGATCCAGGGCCACTTAGAGAGACTTCCGGTAACCCCAGAT AGCGATGGTGAGGTGAAAACAGCAGAGTCCACTTTCATTGCTCTGGTTCAGAGCCTCCTGAAAGATCCAGCTGAGCGAGCTTACTTCTTTCAA GAAGTGTTCCCAGTagaatatggacaaaagtacgATGCAGCCCTACATGTGTTACTGTGGGAGCTTCTCTCAAAACTAGAGAAGCTGCTCCCAGTGCCAGACCTCAAGCAG ACGGCAGCTTGGCTGGGCTCGGCTTCCGCCGTTTTGGACGAGTGTGTCCAATCCACGCCGGAAGAGCTGGCCTTAATCTTTAAGCACTGCAAGGCTGCTGGACTTTTAAAAATGCAAC ACGGTCCCTCGTCCACCATCGGGAGCTGCATCATGTCCGCTCTGTCCATCCCTCCCTCTCAAAAAGCAAACGTAACTCCGGGTCCGGAGTCGGTGCACAACTACGCCAACGTCATCCACCCCGTGGCTCTCTCCGGGGCCGAGCAGTACAGCGTGGTGACGGTCTTCACCGAGATGGAGGTCCAAGACACGGCAGCTGAAGTTCAGACGGAATTCTATGACGTGGAGGTGGCGCCCGCCGAGGACCCTGCGAGCGAGGCGTTAGATGTGGCCAAAGCGTTGGAGTTGCTGACCAAAACGTTCGCGTCGAGGAAGGACGGTCTTGAAAACGACTCGGCGACGAACCGTCAGTTTGCGGCTCCGCAAGCCTTCGAGGGGGCGAAGGACGACGGGCAGCCGGGCACTGAAGCGAAGTGGTCTTCTGCTGAAGAGGACGTTGCGCCCCGCACTACTGAAGTTCCCGTCTGTGAAACACAACACTCGTCCATTCCACTGAAGGATGCATCCGCCAGCTGTTGTGACTTAAAGAG CCTTCGAGCTGACCAACCAGTCGCCTCGTCTGTGATCGCCGTCAAAGGAAGCGACAAAG ACGATTCCGATGAGATGACCTCCATCATCTTCACGTGCTCGCGGTGCCCCTTCCACCACTCTGACGACAACAGCCCGCCGCACTTCCACATGCAGAGCGTTCGCGCCGAGGACTACCGCAAGCTCTCAGGATCCAACTCGGCTCCGACTCCCGCCGACACGGATGAAATCTTTACATCCATTAAGCTTTTCCCAAAAGGAGACGCGGAGCAGTCCGACGGTGCGACTGTTAACGACGGTTCTGGAAGTTCCTGCCAGGCCGCCAGCAGGCAAAAAGCGCTGACGTGCGAGACGTGCGGTAGGACGTTCACGCGCACGTCGGACGTGCGGCGCCACCAACTGACGCATACGGGCGAGCGGCCCTTCCGCTGCTCGCAGTGCGATTGCACCTTCCAGCACTCGTGGGACCTGGGCAAGCACCAAAGCAAGTGGCACGCCGCCGCCGTCTCCTTCGCCTGCTCCCAGTGCCGCGCGTCCTTCGCCAACCTGCGCGCGCTGACCGCCCACCACAAGCGCTGCCACTCGGACGGTAGCCGTCTGCCGCGCATCTGCTCCATCTGCAGCCGCGGCTTCGCCTCGGCCGCCGAGCTTCTGGAGCACAGGAAGTCGCACGTGGCCAAGCGCTACGTCTGCCTGCAGTGCGGCGACGGCTTCGACTCGCTGCTGGCGCGCTCGCTGCACCGGCAGGCGCATCGGGTGAAGCGGCAGTTCAAGTGCACGCACTGCGAGAAGACGTACACCCGCCGATCGGACGTGAAGAGGCACATGTCCACGCACACGGGCGAGCGGCCTCACAAGTGCGGCCAGTGCGGCAAGCACTTCTCGCTGCGCTTCATGCTGGTCAAGCACCTGCGCGTCCACACGGGCGAGCGACCCTTCCAGTGCTCGCATTGCGCCAAGAGGTTCACCCTGGCGTCGGTGCTGGCCCGGCACGAGAGGAtgcacacgggcgagaagcccTTCCTGTGCTCGCAGTGCGGGAAGGCCTTCTTGTCCCAGGGCGAGCTCTCCAAACATCACCGCTCGCATGTGGACGAGCGACCCTTCGCCTGCTCGCAGTGTGACAAGCGCTTCAAGAGCAAGAAGACGCAGCAGGAGCACATGGTCTCGCACACCGGCGCCCGCCCTTACCCCTGCACCTACTGCGGCAAGGGCTTCGCGAAACCCTACGCGCTCACccgacaccacctcatccacacgggCGAGAGGCCCTTCCCCTGCGGCTACTGCGACAAGTCTTTCCTCACTCTGAACGAGGCGCAGCTGCACCGCCGCGTCCACACGGGCGAACGACCGTACGCCTGCGATGCCTGCGAGCTCAAGTTCAAGAGCTCGTCCGAGCTGGCGTGGCACAAGCGCGGCCATTCGGGCGCGAAGCCGGCCAAGCCCAACTGCGGGCGCTGTCGAAAGACCTTCTCATCCAAGGCCAAACTCAAGAAACACATGGAAACGCACATGGAGGAAACGCAGCCAGTGCAGCCTAATCACTGA